A stretch of the Lepidochelys kempii isolate rLepKem1 chromosome 15, rLepKem1.hap2, whole genome shotgun sequence genome encodes the following:
- the TMEM132D gene encoding transmembrane protein 132D isoform X2: protein MKGKVNVIVNFTYQHLTAPLEMTVWVPRLPLQIEISDTELNQIKGWRVPIISNKRPARDSDDEEEDERKGRGCTLQYQHAMVRVLTQFVAEPSDPGGQLSSLLGSDWQVDITELVSDFMQVEEPRIAKLQGGQVLIGQELGMTTIQILSPLSDAILAEKTVTVLDEKVTITDLGVQLVTGLSLSLQLSPGSNKAIFATAVAQELLQSPKQEAAISCWVQFSDGSVMPLDIYDVKDFSLMATSLDEKVVSIHHDPKFKWPVIAAEMEGQGTLVKVEMVISEPCQKSKRKSILAVGSGSIKVKFGQSDANPNVSDSKQSGAGVHLENHASDRRQKNTLQDRARPDGQYYSSSSVGQMEGKGTTTDRSILSKKEDRESLLDDDSHLQNIPIDFTSFPAQVDLPRSNGDLEENDLVQTPRGLSDLEIGMYALLGVFCLAILVFLINCVTFALKYRHKQVPFEEQEGMSHSHDWVGLSNRTELLENHINFSSQQDECITAIDRGVDFEESKYLLSTNAQTNINGQVFRSSESTFIEGKEQKSEPTASPTSKRKRVKFTTFTTISSDDGCPTVNSILMSSEDDIKWVCQDMDLGECKELRNYMERLHESA, encoded by the exons ATGAAAGGCAAAGTGAATGTCATCGTTAATTTTACTTACCAGCATCTGACTGCCCCACTGGAAATGACAGTCTGGGTTCCTCGCCTCCCACTGCAAATAGAGATTTCTGACACAGAACTAAACCAGATCAAGGGGTGGAGGGTCCCTATCATTTCTAATAAGAG ACCAGCCCGAGACAGCGACGACGAAGAAGAGGACGAGCGGAAGGGCAGAGGCTGCACCCTGCAGTACCAGCACGCCATGGTGCGAGTCCTGACACAGTTTGTAGCTGAGCCCTCCGACCCAGGTGGCCAGCTGAGCTCTTTGCTAGGCTCTGACTGGCAGGTTGATATCACGGAGCTGGTGAGTGACTTCATGCAGGTGGAGGAGCCCAGAATCGCCAAGCTGCAAGGTGGACAGGTTTTGATTGGACAAGAACTTGGAATGACGACAATCCAG ATACTGTCCCCTCTTTCGGACGCCATCTTGGCTGAGAAGACCGTGACCGTTCTGGACGAGAAGGTGACCATAACAGACCTCGGAGTCCAGCTGGTAACTGGACTGTCgctctccctgcagctcagcCCAGGGAGCAATAAGGCCATCTTTGCTACAGCAGTCGCACAGGAGCTTCTTCAGTCACCAAAGCAG GAAGCGGCCATCAGCTGCTGGGTCCAGTTCAGTGATGGATCCGTCATGCCCCTGGATATTTATGATGTCAAAGACTTCTCCTTGATGGCTACATCTCTAGATGAAAAGGTGGTCTCCATTCACCATGACCCTAAATTCAAGTGGCCTGTGATCGCTGCTGAGATGGAAGGCCAGGGGACACTGGTGAAGGTGGAGATGGTGATCAGTGAACCATGCCAGAAATCCAAAAGGAAGAGCATCCTGGCTGTTGGGAGCGGGAGCATTAAAGTCAAGTTCGGACAGAGTGATGCCAACCCTAATGTTAGCGACAGCAAGCAAAGCGGGGCTGGTGTCCACCTGGAAAATCATGCAAGCGACCGCCGTCAAAAAAACACCTTGCAGGACAGAGCTAGGCCAGATGGGCAGTATTACAGCAGCTCCTCAGTGGGCCAAATGGAAGGCAAAGGAACTACCACGGACAGGTCTATTTTAAGTAAAAAAGAGGACAGAGAAAGCCTTCTGGATGATGACAGCCATCTGCAGAACATTCCAATAGACTTCACCAGTTTCCCTGCACAGGTGGACTTGCCAAGAAGCAATGGGGACTTGGAAGAGAATGACCTTGTGCAGACACCCAGAGGGCTCAGTGATCTGGAGATAGGAATGTATGCTTTGTTGGGAGTCTTCTGCCTGGCAATCCTGGTCTTCCTTATCAACTGCGTTACCTTTGCTTTGAAGTACAGGCACAAGCAGGTCCCCTTTGAAGAGCAGGAAGGCATGAGCCACTCTCACGACTGGGTTGGGTTGAGCAACAGGACAGAGCTTCTGGAGAATCACATTAACTTCTCATCCCAACAAGATGAGTGCATCACTGCCATTGACAGAGGGGTGGACTTTGAGGAGAGCAAATATCTCCTCAGCACAAATGCCCAAACAAACATTAACGGCCAGGTCTTCAGGTCATCAGAGTCCACATTCATTgaagggaaagaacagaaaagtGAACCGACCGCCTCTCCTACCTCCAAGCGGAAACGAGTCAAATTCACCACCTTTACCACCATCTCCTCCGACGATGGGTGCCCTACTGTCAATTCCATCCTGATGAGTAGTGAGGACGATATTAAATGGGTGTGCCAGGATATGGACCTTGGGGAATGCAAAGAGCTCAGAAACTATATGGAGAGATTACATGAGAGTGCATAA